Proteins encoded by one window of Aphis gossypii isolate Hap1 chromosome X, ASM2018417v2, whole genome shotgun sequence:
- the LOC126552214 gene encoding ribosomal protein S6 kinase beta-2-like, translated as MEILTVDEDIVHEKEMPKTQTTHTTEDVEKSMENDDILRKNIIINKQKSETEVCYAQDPNIYEYDENDIETLKSTNEKLSPDSFEMMKVLGRGGYGKVFQVRKKTGKDANRVFAMKVMIKTRIFENPKEMDHTKSERNVLEVVKHPFIVSLFYAFQTNEKLYLVMEYLSGGELFMQLEREGIFLEETACFYVAEIIIAIQHLHSQGIIYRDLKPENILLDQDGHLKLTDLGLCKEHIHGDSVTHTFCDTISYMAPEILTRSGHGKPADWWSLGAVMFDMITGTPPFRADSMDGAEDTVANILTRDLEIPLYISMEASDLLSKLLERQVSSRLGSGLNEAEEIKNHCFFQQIDWKEITNRTCEPPYIPILSGADDTTQFDSRFTDQPPVDTPVDDSFMPRDNDEFKFDGFTYIAPSLIDNLSVSPTRDHTFNINQEMETHYLSSPSLDRNNITRSNSVPVYQPRIVQANHRVIDHSKLFDACPQSFKNNSTNRPHVLTSVNGTNILNQNQNEMMEVASTSSIPPQIELIQ; from the exons ATGGAAATTCTTACAGTTGACGAAGATATCGTACATGAAAAAGAAATGCCGAAAACACAAACAACACATACAACAGAAGACGTTGAAAAATCTATGGAAAACGATGATATATTgcgaaaaaacataataataaataaacaaaaatctgAAACTGAA gtatgCTATGCTCAAGATCCAAACATTTATGAATATGATGAaaa TGACATAGAAACATTAAAGTctacaaatgaaaaattatcacCGGATTCCTTTGAAATGATGAAAGTTTTGGGAAGAGGAGGCTACGGTAAGGTGTTTCAAGTAAGAAAAAAGACGGGTAAAGATGCCAATAGAGTGTTCGCGATGAAAGTGATGATTAAGACCAGAATATTCGAAAATCCTAAAGAAATGGATCATACGAAATCGGAAAGAAACGTCCTTGAAGTTGTTAAG catcCATTTATAGTCAGTTTGTTCTATGCATttcaaacaaatgaaaaacttTATCTTGTAATGGAATATTTAAGTGGTGGAGAACTTTTTATGCAATTAGAAAGAGAAGGAATATTTTTGGAAGAAACAGCATG ctTTTATGTGgcagaaattattattgcaattcaGCATTTACACAGTCAAGGGATAATTTACAG aGATTTAAAACCAGAAAACATATTGTTAGACCAAGACGGTCATTTAAAACTGACAGATTTGGGTTTATGTAAAGAACATATTCATGGAGATAGTGTTACACATACATTTTGCGACACAATTTCATATAT GGCACCGGAAATCTTGACTAGGAGTGGTCATGGGAAACCGGCCGATTGGTGGTCACTCGGAGCTGTCATGTTTGACATGATAACTGgcact CCACCATTTAGAGCTGACAGTATGGATGGTGCAGAGGACACTGTAGCTAATATTCTTACCAGAGACCTGGAGATACCATTATATATATCGATGGAAGCCAGTGATCTCCTAAGCAAATTACTTgaa AGACAAGTTAGCTCTAGATTAGGATCGGGCTTAAATGAAGCCGAAGAGatcaaaaatcattgtttttttcaacaaattgaCTGGAAAGAGATAACAAACCGTACCTGCGAACCTCCATATATACCCATATTA AGTGGCGCAGACGACACAACGCAATTCGATTCCAGGTTTACTGATCAGCCTCCAGTTGATACACCTGTAGATGATTCATTCATGCCTCGTGATaatgatgaatttaaatttgat ggTTTTACATACATAGCTCCATCGTTAATAGACAATCTTAGTGTGAGTCCAACTCGAGACCatacgtttaatataaatcaagaaATGGAAACTCATTATTTATCATCTCCATCACTCgaccgtaataatataacaagatCCAATTCCGTACCCGTTTATCAACCCCGAATAGTGCAAGCTAACCACAGGGTGATAGACcattcaaaattgtttgatgCATGTCCTCAATCattcaaaaacaattctaCAAATAGACCTCATGTGTTGACATCAGTCAACGGTACTAATATACTGAATCAGAACCAAAATGAGATGATGGAAGTGGCGTCCACGTCTAGTATTCCCCCTCAAATTGAATTGATTCAGTGA
- the LOC126552230 gene encoding ribosomal protein S6 kinase beta-1-like, which translates to MAPEILTRSGHGKPADWWSLGAVMFDMITGTPPFRADSMDGAEDTVANILTRDLEIPLYISMEASDLLSKLLERQVSSRLGSGLNEAEEIKNHCFFQQIDWKEITNRTCEPPYIPILSGADDTTQFDSRFTDQPPDLLANQIKIVEKVYLYYNLVILRYLN; encoded by the exons AT GGCACCGGAAATCTTGACTAGGAGTGGTCATGGGAAACCGGCCGATTGGTGGTCACTCGGAGCTGTCATGTTTGACATGATAACTGgcact CCACCATTTAGAGCTGACAGTATGGATGGTGCAGAGGACACTGTAGCTAATATTCTTACCAGAGACCTGGAGATACCATTATATATATCGATGGAAGCCAGTGATCTCCTAAGCAAATTACTTgaa AGACAAGTTAGCTCTAGATTAGGATCGGGCTTAAATGAAGCCGAAGAGatcaaaaatcattgtttttttcaacaaattgaCTGGAAAGAGATAACAAACCGTACCTGCGAACCTCCATATATACCCATATTA AGTGGCGCAGACGACACAACGCAATTCGATTCCAGGTTTACTGATCAGCCTCCAGACCTTTTGGCAAACCAAATCAAAATTGTGGAAAaagtttatctttattataatttagttatactacgatatttaaattga